The following proteins are encoded in a genomic region of Pseudomonadota bacterium:
- the lepA gene encoding translation elongation factor 4 gives MKNIRNFSIIAHIDHGKSTLADRFIQHCGMVTAREFHDQLLDNMDIERERGITIKSQAICLPYKAKDGTEYILNLVDTPGHVDFSYEVSRALASCEGALLLIDAAQGVEAQTLANLYLAMENNLEIIPVINKIDLPSADPTAIALQIEEDLGLDAERTVACSAKTGKGVDEVLEAVVKFLPPPRGDVAAPLEALIFDARYDAFRGTIISCRIFQGRVRPGDTIKFMSNKASYRVEEVGVFRLKRESRKELSAGQVGYIIAGVKTVSDTKTGDTITLKDNPCTKALPGFKEIQPVVFSSLYPISTDEYENLATAIEKLKLNDASLSYQKDASSALGFGFRCGFLGLLHLEVVQERLEREFDIPLILTVPSVKYHFYLQDQTMLEVDNPAYFPDPAKILRTEEPYIKATILIPERYMGVIMTLCMERRGENTNYHYPMPGRIEFTCELPLAEVIYDFYDKLKSITQGYGSFDYALIDYRPSDLSKLDILVNGERVDALSQLVHKSKARERGLHACERLKEEIPRQMFKIAIQGAIGGTIIARETIAALRKDVTAKCYGGDISRKRKLLEKQKAGKKRMKTVGNVDIPQKAFLAVLKSEQT, from the coding sequence ATGAAAAATATTAGAAATTTCAGCATAATAGCACATATAGATCATGGGAAATCAACTCTGGCCGACAGATTTATCCAGCATTGCGGCATGGTTACCGCCCGTGAATTCCATGACCAGCTTCTCGACAATATGGACATTGAAAGAGAGCGCGGCATCACCATTAAAAGCCAGGCGATCTGTTTGCCCTATAAGGCAAAAGACGGCACAGAATACATCCTGAACCTGGTTGATACACCGGGGCATGTTGATTTCAGCTACGAGGTGTCTCGGGCTCTTGCGTCCTGTGAAGGTGCTTTACTGTTAATTGATGCGGCGCAGGGAGTGGAGGCGCAAACCCTTGCCAATCTCTATCTTGCCATGGAAAACAATCTGGAAATCATCCCGGTGATTAATAAAATCGATCTGCCGTCAGCCGACCCCACAGCCATTGCCCTGCAGATTGAAGAAGATCTCGGTCTGGACGCCGAGCGCACCGTTGCATGTTCTGCTAAAACCGGTAAGGGCGTCGATGAAGTCCTTGAGGCGGTGGTCAAATTTCTCCCGCCACCCCGAGGTGATGTCGCCGCGCCCCTGGAGGCGCTGATTTTTGACGCACGCTACGACGCCTTCCGAGGAACGATTATCTCCTGCCGTATCTTTCAAGGCCGCGTACGTCCGGGCGATACGATCAAATTCATGTCGAACAAGGCTTCATACCGGGTTGAAGAGGTTGGGGTCTTTCGCTTGAAACGCGAATCAAGAAAAGAACTTTCCGCCGGCCAGGTGGGTTATATCATTGCCGGCGTAAAAACTGTAAGCGACACCAAAACCGGTGACACCATTACCCTTAAGGACAATCCCTGCACAAAAGCCCTGCCCGGTTTCAAGGAAATTCAGCCGGTGGTATTCTCTTCCCTCTATCCCATCTCAACGGATGAATATGAAAACCTTGCAACGGCAATTGAAAAACTCAAACTCAATGATGCCTCGCTGTCATATCAGAAAGACGCGTCATCAGCCCTGGGTTTTGGGTTTCGTTGCGGCTTCCTTGGCCTTCTGCACCTGGAGGTCGTCCAGGAACGACTGGAACGCGAATTCGACATCCCGCTTATCCTTACCGTACCGTCGGTAAAATATCATTTTTACCTTCAGGACCAAACCATGCTGGAAGTGGACAACCCGGCATATTTTCCTGATCCTGCAAAAATCCTCCGCACCGAAGAACCGTATATCAAGGCAACGATTCTCATACCGGAACGCTATATGGGGGTTATCATGACCCTTTGCATGGAACGCCGGGGCGAAAACACCAATTACCATTATCCCATGCCCGGCCGCATAGAATTCACCTGTGAACTGCCCCTTGCGGAAGTCATTTATGACTTTTATGACAAACTCAAATCCATCACCCAGGGGTATGGCTCCTTTGATTACGCTCTGATCGATTACCGGCCCAGCGATCTTTCCAAACTGGATATTCTGGTAAATGGTGAAAGGGTCGACGCCCTCTCGCAACTGGTTCATAAATCAAAAGCACGTGAACGTGGCCTTCATGCCTGCGAAAGGCTCAAAGAAGAAATCCCCCGCCAAATGTTTAAAATCGCCATCCAAGGGGCGATCGGCGGCACAATCATCGCCCGTGAAACCATTGCCGCCCTCCGAAAAGACGTTACGGCAAAATGCTACGGCGGCGACATTTCAAGAAAGCGCAAACTGCTTGAAAAGCAGAAAGCCGGCAAGAAACGGATGAAGACCGTCGGCAACGTCGACATCCCCCAGAAAGCCTTCCTGGCGGTCCTCAAATCCGAACAGACCTGA
- the yihA gene encoding ribosome biogenesis GTP-binding protein YihA/YsxC gives MYENVSFVISAYSLRQLPEPEFPEIAFAGRSNVGKSSLINKLINRRNLVKVSSKPGKTQSLNYFLVEDASYYLVDLPGYGFAKVPKSVQAQWQELITGYLESRETLRCVVVILDIRHDLKDQDRDLVGWLNAHNIPVLPVYTKTDKLSKNQQYKNAKALDASLGIIPAARILFSAKTGEGVDNLRVGLDHFLS, from the coding sequence ATGTATGAAAATGTCAGCTTTGTGATAAGCGCTTATAGTTTGCGGCAGTTGCCCGAACCGGAATTTCCGGAAATCGCCTTTGCCGGGCGTTCAAACGTTGGTAAATCAAGTCTGATCAACAAGCTGATAAACCGCCGCAATCTCGTCAAGGTGAGTTCCAAGCCGGGTAAAACCCAGAGCCTTAATTATTTTCTGGTTGAGGATGCCTCCTATTACCTGGTGGATCTCCCGGGATATGGTTTTGCCAAAGTGCCTAAGAGTGTGCAGGCCCAATGGCAGGAACTGATTACCGGCTATTTGGAATCCAGGGAGACATTGCGTTGTGTGGTTGTCATTCTGGATATTCGTCATGACCTGAAAGATCAGGACCGTGATTTAGTGGGATGGCTCAATGCCCATAATATTCCGGTGCTTCCGGTTTATACGAAAACGGATAAACTGTCCAAAAATCAGCAGTATAAAAATGCCAAGGCCCTTGATGCATCCCTTGGTATCATCCCTGCCGCGCGGATTCTTTTTTCCGCAAAAACCGGTGAGGGTGTTGATAATTTACGTGTCGGACTTGACCATTTTCTCAGTTAG
- a CDS encoding ATP phosphoribosyltransferase encodes MNVLKLGLPKGSLEKATIELFEKSGWRIKLSSRSYFPEVDDPELACSICRAQEMSRYVEKGVLDVGITGKDWICENESDVVVVADLIYSKVSRRPTRWVLAVPGDSDIKELEDLEGKKISTELVNFTRKYFEAKGINVDIEFSWGATEGKVVSGLADAIVEVTETESTIRAHGLRIIKELMTSNTQLIANKTAWEDPWKQEKIKNMAVLLQGALNADRIVGLKMNVPEEKLDAVIALLPSMNAPTIAHLYQKKWYSVETVITEQKVRDLVPQLLKTGAQGIIEYSLNKVI; translated from the coding sequence ATGAATGTATTGAAGCTGGGGCTTCCCAAGGGGAGTCTGGAGAAGGCAACTATCGAGCTGTTCGAAAAATCCGGTTGGCGGATCAAGCTTTCATCGCGGAGTTATTTCCCGGAAGTTGATGATCCTGAACTGGCCTGTTCCATCTGCCGCGCCCAGGAAATGTCACGATATGTTGAAAAAGGGGTGCTTGATGTCGGGATTACCGGTAAGGACTGGATTTGCGAAAATGAATCTGATGTAGTGGTGGTCGCCGATCTCATCTATTCCAAGGTCAGCAGGCGGCCAACCCGGTGGGTGCTTGCAGTACCGGGTGATTCCGATATCAAGGAGCTTGAAGACCTTGAAGGTAAAAAGATTTCCACGGAGCTGGTGAATTTTACCAGGAAGTATTTCGAAGCAAAGGGTATTAACGTTGATATCGAATTTTCCTGGGGGGCAACGGAAGGCAAGGTTGTATCAGGCCTTGCCGATGCCATTGTTGAAGTGACTGAAACCGAGAGCACGATCCGTGCCCACGGATTACGGATTATCAAGGAATTGATGACTTCAAACACCCAGCTCATAGCTAATAAAACCGCATGGGAAGATCCCTGGAAACAGGAAAAAATCAAGAATATGGCCGTTCTGCTCCAAGGGGCGCTGAATGCTGACCGGATTGTCGGTCTTAAAATGAATGTTCCTGAAGAAAAGCTGGACGCGGTGATTGCTCTCCTGCCAAGCATGAACGCTCCGACAATTGCGCATCTGTATCAGAAGAAATGGTATTCCGTTGAAACGGTGATTACTGAACAAAAGGTGCGCGATCTTGTCCCGCAGCTTTTAAAAACCGGCGCTCAGGGAATCATCGAATACTCGCTGAACAAGGTCATCTGA
- the hisI gene encoding phosphoribosyl-AMP cyclohydrolase: MDELQFEKGGGLLPAIVQDYKTGEVLMLAYINKEAWEKTLETGKAHYWSRSRSKLWLKGETSSHYQLIKEVLVDCDEDTVVYRVEQLGSAACHKGYGSCFFRRVEDKKFIVKDEPVFDPGEVYKK; this comes from the coding sequence ATGGATGAATTGCAATTTGAAAAAGGCGGCGGCCTGCTGCCGGCCATAGTGCAGGACTATAAAACCGGCGAGGTGTTGATGCTGGCCTATATTAATAAAGAAGCCTGGGAAAAGACCTTGGAGACCGGCAAGGCGCATTACTGGAGTCGTTCGAGGAGCAAGCTCTGGCTGAAGGGCGAAACTTCCTCGCATTATCAGTTGATAAAGGAAGTCCTGGTGGATTGTGATGAGGACACCGTGGTCTATCGGGTGGAGCAGTTGGGATCTGCCGCATGTCATAAAGGATATGGCAGCTGTTTTTTTCGCAGGGTGGAAGATAAAAAATTTATTGTTAAAGATGAACCGGTGTTTGATCCCGGGGAGGTATATAAAAAATGA